In one Modestobacter sp. L9-4 genomic region, the following are encoded:
- the hisF gene encoding imidazole glycerol phosphate synthase subunit HisF, with product MSLSVRVIPCLDVDAGRVVKGVNFVDLVDAGDPVEMARVYDAEGADELTFLDITASSGSRETTYDVVRRTAESVFIPLTVGGGVRSVADVDKLLRAGADKVAVNTAAVARPELIAEIADRFGNQVLVLSLDARRVQGGAHTDSGFEITTHGGRQGTGRDAVEWVVQAAALGVGEVLLNSMDADGTRAGFDTELIRAVRREVTVPLIASGGAGAVDHFPPAVEAGADAVLAASVFHFGQLRVGDVKAGLAAAGVPVRQEADRPLD from the coding sequence GTGAGCCTGTCCGTGCGGGTCATCCCGTGCCTGGACGTCGACGCCGGTCGGGTCGTCAAGGGCGTCAACTTCGTCGACCTCGTGGACGCCGGTGACCCGGTGGAGATGGCCCGGGTCTACGACGCCGAGGGCGCCGACGAGCTGACCTTCCTCGACATCACCGCGAGCTCGGGCAGCCGGGAGACCACCTACGACGTCGTCCGGCGGACGGCGGAGAGCGTGTTCATCCCGCTGACCGTCGGCGGCGGCGTGCGCAGCGTGGCCGACGTCGACAAGCTGCTCCGCGCCGGTGCGGACAAGGTCGCGGTCAACACCGCCGCCGTCGCCCGGCCCGAGCTCATCGCCGAGATCGCCGACCGGTTCGGCAACCAGGTGCTCGTGCTGAGCCTCGACGCCCGCCGGGTCCAGGGCGGCGCGCACACCGACTCCGGCTTCGAGATCACCACGCACGGCGGGCGCCAGGGCACCGGCCGGGACGCCGTCGAGTGGGTCGTGCAGGCCGCCGCGCTCGGCGTCGGCGAGGTGCTGCTCAACTCGATGGACGCCGACGGCACGCGGGCCGGCTTCGACACCGAGCTGATCCGGGCCGTGCGCCGCGAGGTCACCGTGCCGCTGATCGCCAGCGGGGGAGCCGGCGCGGTCGACCACTTCCCGCCCGCGGTCGAGGCCGGCGCCGACGCGGTGCTCGCCGCCAGCGTCTTCCACTTCGGGCAGCTGCGCGTCGGGGACGTCAAGGCCGGGCTGGCCGCCGCCGGCGTCCCGGTCCGCCAGGAGGCCGACCGCCCGCTCGACTGA